In one window of Pseudomonas putida DNA:
- a CDS encoding acyl-CoA dehydrogenase — MLLLWLVVLVIGAAYLTHRRLAPLQILGVIAAYVLLMGIFADAPGWLLTVIWLVLAAKAALLILPQWRRQVFTGPVFKWFQRTLPPMSQTEREAIDAGTVWWDGQLFSGQPDWNTLLDYPAPTLTAEEQAFIDGPTEELCALVSDWQIGQDLDLPPAAWEHIKQHGFFALIIPKEYGGKGFSAYAHSQVAMKLATRSGDLASTVMVPNSLGPAELLLHYGTDEQRNHYLPRLARGDEIPCFALTGPLAGSDAGAMPDTGIVCKGEWNGEEVIGLRLNWEKRYITLGPVATLLGLAFKAYDPDHLLGEQECLGISLALIPTDTPGVEIGKRHLPLGAAFMNGPNSGKDVFVPLDFLIGGKDMLGKGWMMLMNCLSVGRSISLPAVGTGAAKYTSLVTGQYARVREQFNVPLSAFEGIQESLARIGGNAWLMDSARLLTAKAVDLGEKPSVLSAILKYHLTERGRECIQHAMDVHGGKGIIMGPNNYLGRNWQGAPIFITVEGANILSRNLMIFGQGAIRCHPFVLKEMALAGREDREQALNEFDDLLMKHIMFAASNAASTFVLGIGLGHFEKMPGDALSQGYFRALNRQAAAFALLADLSMMLLGGALKRRERLSARLGDVLSYLYLSSAALKRYHDLGSPEHMQPLLRWALEESLGQAEKALDRLLDNFPNRFLGCALRVLVFPFGRRHTGPSDELDKEVAELIGRRKGDPALEELLAGCFRPDGEGDPVAALQTACDLLDEVAPLHKALHQGLKEGKVHPSPGQSDIEAAVQAGVLQADEGERLQAAEAARRTVIDVDAFDKAQLLPAEGKVR; from the coding sequence ATGCTGCTGTTGTGGTTGGTGGTGCTGGTGATCGGCGCCGCATATCTCACCCATCGACGTCTGGCACCGCTGCAGATCCTCGGGGTGATCGCCGCCTATGTGCTGTTGATGGGCATCTTCGCCGACGCACCTGGCTGGCTGCTGACCGTGATCTGGCTGGTGCTGGCCGCCAAGGCCGCCCTGCTGATATTGCCGCAGTGGCGGCGCCAGGTGTTCACCGGCCCCGTGTTCAAATGGTTCCAGCGCACCCTGCCCCCCATGTCGCAGACCGAGCGCGAAGCGATCGACGCGGGCACTGTATGGTGGGACGGCCAGCTGTTCAGCGGCCAGCCCGACTGGAACACCCTGCTCGACTACCCTGCCCCCACGCTCACCGCAGAAGAACAGGCGTTCATCGATGGCCCCACCGAGGAACTCTGCGCCCTGGTCAGCGACTGGCAGATCGGCCAGGACCTCGACCTGCCACCCGCAGCCTGGGAACACATCAAGCAGCACGGCTTCTTCGCCCTGATCATCCCCAAGGAATACGGCGGCAAGGGCTTCTCCGCCTACGCTCACTCCCAGGTGGCGATGAAACTCGCCACTCGCAGCGGCGACCTGGCTTCGACCGTGATGGTGCCCAACTCGCTCGGCCCGGCCGAACTGCTGCTGCACTATGGCACCGATGAACAGCGTAACCACTACCTGCCGCGCCTGGCCCGTGGCGACGAAATCCCCTGCTTCGCCCTCACAGGCCCACTGGCCGGCTCCGACGCTGGCGCCATGCCTGACACCGGCATCGTCTGCAAGGGGGAATGGAACGGCGAGGAAGTCATCGGCCTTCGCCTGAACTGGGAGAAGCGCTACATCACCCTCGGCCCGGTGGCCACCCTGCTGGGCCTGGCCTTCAAGGCCTACGACCCCGATCACCTGCTGGGCGAACAGGAATGCCTGGGCATCAGCCTGGCACTCATCCCCACCGACACCCCGGGTGTGGAGATCGGCAAGCGCCACCTGCCCCTGGGTGCAGCCTTCATGAATGGCCCGAACAGCGGCAAGGACGTGTTCGTGCCCCTGGACTTCCTCATCGGCGGCAAGGACATGCTCGGCAAGGGATGGATGATGCTGATGAACTGCCTGTCGGTTGGGCGCTCCATCTCGCTGCCTGCGGTTGGCACAGGCGCTGCCAAGTACACCAGCCTGGTCACCGGCCAGTACGCCCGCGTCCGCGAGCAGTTCAACGTGCCGCTGTCCGCCTTCGAGGGCATCCAGGAATCGCTGGCACGAATCGGTGGCAACGCCTGGCTGATGGACAGCGCCCGCCTGCTCACCGCCAAGGCAGTGGACCTGGGCGAGAAGCCCTCGGTACTTTCGGCAATCCTCAAGTACCACCTGACCGAACGCGGCCGTGAATGCATCCAGCACGCCATGGACGTACACGGCGGCAAGGGCATCATCATGGGCCCGAACAACTACCTGGGTCGCAATTGGCAGGGCGCGCCGATCTTCATCACCGTCGAGGGCGCCAACATCCTGTCACGCAACCTGATGATCTTCGGACAGGGCGCGATCCGCTGCCACCCCTTCGTCCTCAAGGAAATGGCTCTCGCTGGGCGCGAGGATCGCGAGCAGGCACTCAACGAGTTCGACGATCTGCTGATGAAGCACATCATGTTCGCCGCCAGCAATGCGGCCAGCACTTTCGTGCTCGGCATCGGACTGGGGCACTTCGAGAAGATGCCGGGCGACGCCCTCAGCCAGGGCTACTTCCGTGCGCTGAACCGTCAGGCGGCCGCATTCGCCTTGCTTGCCGACCTGTCGATGATGCTGCTCGGCGGCGCGCTGAAGCGGCGCGAACGCCTGAGCGCGCGTCTGGGGGATGTCCTCAGCTACCTGTACCTGTCATCCGCAGCGCTCAAGCGCTATCACGACCTCGGCTCACCCGAGCACATGCAACCTCTGCTGCGCTGGGCGCTGGAAGAAAGTCTGGGGCAGGCCGAAAAAGCCCTCGACCGGCTGCTCGATAACTTCCCCAATCGCTTCCTCGGCTGTGCGTTGCGGGTTCTGGTCTTCCCGTTCGGTCGCCGCCACACCGGACCAAGCGATGAACTGGATAAAGAAGTTGCTGAACTGATCGGCCGACGCAAGGGTGATCCGGCACTGGAGGAACTGCTGGCGGGCTGCTTCCGCCCTGACGGCGAAGGTGATCCGGTAGCCGCCCTGCAGACAGCTTGCGACCTGCTGGACGAGGTGGCGCCACTGCACAAGGCGCTGCACCAAGGACTCAAGGAGGGCAAGGTGCATCCCTCGCCGGGCCAGTCGGACATCGAAGCCGCCGTGCAGGCCGGCGTGCTGCAGGCTGATGAAGGCGAGAGACTCCAGGCAGCCGAAGCCGCGCGCCGGACAGTGATCGATGTAGATGCTTTCGACAAGGCGCAACTGCTGCCCGCGGAGGGCAAGGTGCGCTGA
- a CDS encoding glutathione S-transferase, translating into MLKIWGRKNSSNVRKALWIAHELGLEFESIDAGGAFGVVNEPEYRERNPNGLVPMLEDGDFVLWESNTIVRYLSAEYGAEQGWYLDDPRQRALADKWMDWTTSSFAAPFRPLFWGMLRTPENERDWTAINAAREKCGELLAIVDKTLATQPYLSGEQIGMGDIPLGCFAYAWFEMPIERPDLPNLQAWYERLKARPAYKAAVMTALT; encoded by the coding sequence ATGCTGAAGATCTGGGGTCGCAAGAACTCGAGCAATGTGCGCAAGGCGTTGTGGATTGCCCACGAGTTGGGGCTGGAGTTCGAGTCGATCGACGCCGGTGGGGCGTTCGGTGTGGTCAACGAGCCTGAGTACCGTGAGCGCAACCCCAATGGCCTGGTGCCGATGCTCGAGGATGGCGACTTCGTCCTCTGGGAGTCCAACACCATCGTGCGCTACCTGAGCGCCGAATATGGTGCCGAGCAGGGCTGGTACCTGGACGATCCGCGCCAGCGTGCCCTGGCGGACAAGTGGATGGACTGGACCACCTCTTCCTTTGCCGCGCCGTTCCGCCCGCTGTTCTGGGGCATGCTGCGTACCCCAGAGAATGAGCGTGACTGGACGGCGATCAACGCTGCGCGGGAAAAGTGCGGCGAGTTGCTGGCGATCGTCGACAAGACGCTGGCCACCCAACCCTACCTTTCCGGTGAGCAGATCGGCATGGGCGACATTCCGCTGGGCTGCTTTGCCTACGCCTGGTTCGAGATGCCCATCGAGCGTCCCGATCTCCCCAACCTGCAGGCCTGGTACGAGCGCCTGAAGGCGCGTCCGGCCTATAAGGCCGCAGTAATGACGGCGCTGACCTGA
- a CDS encoding ABC transporter ATP-binding protein, which translates to MSSALSIRQLTKTYGNGFQALKGIDLEVAEGDFFALLGPNGAGKSTTIGILSTLVNKTSGTVNVFGHDLDRQPAALKRSIGVVPQEFNFNQFEKTFDIVVTQAGYYGIPPKLAKERAEQYLTQLGLWDKRDVQSRSLSGGMKRRLMIARALIHEPRLLILDEPTAGVDIELRRSMWSFLTELNQKGITIILTTHYLEEAEQLCRNIGIIDHGTIVENTSMRQLLGKLHVETFVLDLKQDLPAAPKLQGYPCRLITPHTLEVQVEKDIGITALFGQLALQNIEVQSLRNKTNRLEELFVALVEKNLSKVAV; encoded by the coding sequence ATGAGTTCTGCCCTGTCCATAAGACAGCTGACCAAGACCTACGGCAACGGCTTTCAGGCCCTCAAGGGCATCGACCTGGAGGTCGCCGAAGGTGACTTCTTTGCCTTGCTGGGCCCCAATGGCGCCGGTAAATCCACCACTATCGGCATTCTTTCGACCCTGGTGAACAAGACCAGCGGCACGGTGAATGTCTTCGGCCACGACCTGGATCGCCAGCCAGCCGCGCTCAAGCGCAGCATCGGCGTGGTGCCCCAGGAGTTCAACTTCAACCAGTTCGAGAAGACCTTCGACATCGTCGTCACCCAGGCCGGCTACTACGGCATCCCGCCGAAGCTGGCCAAGGAGCGTGCCGAGCAGTACCTCACCCAACTGGGGCTGTGGGACAAGCGCGACGTGCAGTCGCGGTCGCTGTCCGGCGGCATGAAGCGTCGCCTGATGATCGCCCGTGCGCTGATCCATGAGCCGCGCTTGCTGATCCTCGACGAGCCGACGGCTGGCGTGGACATCGAACTGCGTCGCTCGATGTGGAGTTTCCTCACCGAGCTGAACCAGAAAGGCATCACCATCATCCTCACCACCCACTATCTCGAGGAAGCCGAGCAGCTGTGCCGCAACATCGGCATCATCGACCACGGCACCATTGTCGAGAACACCAGCATGCGCCAGTTGCTGGGCAAGCTGCACGTCGAGACCTTCGTCCTCGACCTCAAGCAGGACCTGCCCGCGGCGCCGAAGCTGCAAGGTTACCCGTGCCGGCTGATCACGCCGCACACGCTGGAAGTGCAGGTGGAAAAGGATATCGGCATCACTGCGTTGTTCGGCCAATTGGCGTTGCAGAACATCGAGGTGCAGAGCCTGCGTAACAAGACCAACCGACTTGAGGAGTTGTTCGTGGCCCTGGTGGAAAAGAACCTGTCGAAGGTGGCGGTATGA
- a CDS encoding ABC transporter permease → MSVELRTNWVALNTIVYREVRRFLRIWPQTLLPPAITMVLYFVIFGNLIGRQIGDMGGFTYMEYIVPGLIMMSVITNSYGNVVSSFFGSKFQRSIEELMVSPVSPHTILVGYALGGVLRGLAVGVIVTILSMFFTHLQVHHLGVTVVVVLLTATIFSLLGFVNAVFARNFDDISIIPTFVLTPLTYLGGVFYSINLLPPFWQTVSLANPVLHMVNSFRYGILGVSDISIGTAITFMLVATAVLYTLCVRLLVSGRGMRA, encoded by the coding sequence ATGAGTGTGGAACTGCGCACCAACTGGGTCGCCCTGAATACGATCGTCTATCGCGAGGTTCGACGCTTTCTGCGTATCTGGCCGCAGACCCTGCTGCCGCCGGCGATCACCATGGTGCTGTACTTCGTCATCTTCGGTAACCTGATCGGCCGTCAGATCGGCGACATGGGTGGCTTCACCTACATGGAGTACATCGTGCCGGGGCTGATCATGATGTCGGTGATCACCAACTCCTACGGCAACGTGGTGTCGAGCTTCTTCGGCAGCAAGTTCCAGCGTTCGATCGAAGAGTTGATGGTCTCGCCGGTCTCGCCGCACACCATTCTCGTCGGCTACGCCCTCGGTGGTGTGTTACGCGGCCTGGCGGTAGGCGTGATCGTGACCATCCTGTCGATGTTCTTCACTCACCTGCAGGTGCATCACTTGGGTGTGACCGTCGTCGTGGTGCTGCTGACGGCGACGATCTTCTCGCTGCTGGGGTTCGTCAATGCCGTTTTCGCACGTAATTTCGACGATATCTCGATCATTCCGACCTTTGTTCTGACACCGCTGACCTACCTGGGTGGCGTGTTCTACTCCATCAACCTGCTGCCGCCGTTCTGGCAGACCGTGTCGCTGGCGAACCCGGTGCTGCACATGGTCAACTCGTTCCGCTACGGCATTCTAGGGGTGTCGGATATCAGCATTGGTACGGCGATCACCTTCATGCTGGTGGCTACCGCGGTGCTCTATACCCTGTGCGTCCGCCTGCTGGTCAGTGGTCGCGGCATGCGTGCATGA
- a CDS encoding DUF2062 domain-containing protein — translation MPRRLFKRYMPDPTSIREHKSLRFFGRLLHDPNLWHLNRHSVARAMGVGLFAALIPIPMQMLLAASLAIPVRGNLPIAVSLVWLTNPLTMPPVFFVTYMTGAWLMQIPPRTLPEELTFEWITDQLSTVWQPFLLGSVVCGVILGVAAYFTTLLYWRWWVGRQWRRRKCRVSCTHAATTDQQADAQGIEHRGSHQHEGDRRTNADIRHP, via the coding sequence ATGCCGCGCCGCCTCTTCAAACGCTACATGCCGGATCCGACCAGCATTCGGGAACACAAGTCCTTACGCTTTTTCGGCCGATTGCTGCACGACCCCAACCTCTGGCACCTGAATCGCCATTCGGTCGCTCGGGCCATGGGCGTAGGGTTGTTCGCAGCGCTCATCCCCATCCCCATGCAGATGCTGCTGGCCGCCAGTCTGGCGATACCGGTACGCGGCAACCTGCCCATCGCGGTCAGCCTGGTCTGGCTGACCAACCCGCTGACCATGCCACCGGTGTTCTTCGTCACCTACATGACCGGCGCGTGGCTGATGCAGATTCCTCCGCGAACGCTCCCGGAAGAACTGACCTTCGAATGGATCACCGACCAACTGTCCACCGTCTGGCAGCCTTTCCTGCTCGGCTCGGTGGTGTGCGGCGTGATACTGGGCGTTGCCGCCTACTTCACCACCTTGCTCTACTGGCGCTGGTGGGTCGGCCGGCAGTGGCGCCGGCGCAAGTGCAGGGTGTCATGCACGCATGCCGCGACCACTGACCAGCAGGCGGACGCACAGGGTATAGAGCACCGCGGTAGCCACCAGCATGAAGGTGATCGCCGTACCAATGCTGATATCCGACACCCCTAG
- a CDS encoding DNA internalization-related competence protein ComEC/Rec2, which translates to MRTGMSALALGLLSLGLLPALPSVGWLFLLFLSALMCLFTRVWPIGWFLLGLNWACWSAQQALDDRLIAELDGRTLWLEGRVTGLATQSGRSVRFELDEAQSRRAKLPRRMQLSWFDGPMVRTGERWRLAVNLRRPQGLLNPHGPDREAMLLARRIGATGTVRAGEMLAPASGGWRDRLRQRLLAVDAQGREVVLAALVLGDGSGLAREDWQALQATGTVHLMVISGQHIGLLAGLIYGLVAGLARLGAWPGRLPWLPWACGLAMAAALAYGALAGFQVPVQRACLMLATVLVWRLRFRHLGAFFPLLLALVGVLLFEPLASLMPGFWLSFAAVAVLIYCFSARLGGWRPWQAWSRAQWVIAIGLLPAMLALGLPVSLSAPLVNLLAVPWISLAVLPLALLGTATLPLAGVGESLLWLAGGLIDLMFRALGLLAEWRPPWTPPPLSLWAWTLVCAGALLLLLPRGVPLRGLGAVMLLALWAPREQVPHAEVEVWQLDVGQGLAVLLRTRHHSLLYDAGPAMGTSDLGQSVVLPTLRRLGVNQLDLMLISHAHADHAGGALAVQRGLPVVRVLAGEARELPAVLDAQVCSSGERWEWDGVMFSLWHWPSGKNSNDRSCVLLVEAQGERLLLAGDMEAGAERAWLESADAARIDWLQSPHHGSRSSSTEPFIRAIAPRGVMISRGRHNGFGHPHPQVIERYRRHGLAVHDTALQGALRLRLGRHGEVEGLRAQRRFWREPPS; encoded by the coding sequence ATGCGCACAGGGATGTCTGCGCTGGCGCTCGGGTTGTTGAGCCTGGGTCTCTTGCCTGCCTTGCCGTCGGTCGGATGGCTGTTCCTTCTGTTCTTGTCGGCACTGATGTGCCTGTTCACTCGCGTCTGGCCGATAGGGTGGTTCCTGCTGGGGCTGAACTGGGCCTGCTGGTCGGCGCAGCAGGCCCTTGATGATCGCCTGATCGCCGAGCTCGATGGGCGCACGCTGTGGCTGGAGGGCAGGGTGACGGGGCTGGCGACGCAGTCCGGGCGCAGCGTGCGTTTCGAGCTGGACGAGGCACAGTCCCGGCGTGCGAAGTTACCCCGCCGGATGCAACTGAGCTGGTTCGACGGTCCCATGGTCCGGACTGGCGAGCGCTGGCGGCTCGCGGTCAACCTCAGACGCCCTCAGGGGCTGCTCAATCCCCATGGTCCCGACCGCGAAGCGATGCTGCTGGCACGGCGCATTGGTGCCACAGGAACGGTCAGGGCCGGGGAGATGCTGGCCCCGGCGAGCGGGGGCTGGCGCGACAGGCTGCGCCAGCGCTTGCTGGCGGTGGACGCCCAAGGGCGGGAGGTGGTGCTGGCGGCGTTGGTGCTCGGTGACGGTTCTGGGCTGGCGCGGGAGGACTGGCAGGCCTTGCAGGCGACCGGCACCGTGCACCTGATGGTGATTTCGGGGCAGCACATTGGCTTGCTGGCGGGGCTGATCTATGGGCTGGTTGCCGGACTGGCCCGTCTGGGTGCCTGGCCAGGGAGGCTACCGTGGTTGCCCTGGGCGTGCGGCCTGGCGATGGCGGCAGCCTTGGCCTATGGCGCCCTGGCTGGCTTTCAGGTGCCTGTGCAGCGTGCATGCCTGATGCTGGCCACTGTCTTGGTCTGGCGTCTGCGCTTTCGTCATCTGGGGGCGTTCTTCCCCTTGTTGCTGGCTTTGGTCGGTGTATTGCTGTTCGAGCCCCTGGCCAGCCTGATGCCGGGCTTCTGGCTGTCTTTCGCGGCGGTGGCAGTGCTGATCTACTGCTTCAGCGCGCGTCTGGGTGGCTGGCGGCCCTGGCAGGCCTGGAGTCGTGCTCAATGGGTGATCGCCATCGGTTTGCTGCCCGCGATGCTGGCGCTGGGTCTGCCTGTCAGCCTCAGCGCGCCGTTGGTCAATCTCCTGGCAGTACCCTGGATCAGCCTGGCGGTGTTGCCATTGGCCCTGCTCGGAACGGCGACGCTGCCGTTGGCAGGGGTGGGGGAATCGTTGCTGTGGCTGGCAGGTGGGTTGATCGACCTGATGTTTCGCGCGCTCGGCCTGCTGGCCGAATGGCGTCCACCCTGGACGCCCCCGCCGCTTTCGCTGTGGGCGTGGACGCTGGTGTGTGCGGGCGCGTTGCTGCTCTTGCTGCCACGCGGCGTGCCGCTGCGAGGACTGGGGGCGGTGATGCTGCTGGCGCTGTGGGCGCCTCGCGAGCAGGTGCCGCACGCAGAGGTGGAAGTCTGGCAACTGGACGTGGGTCAAGGCCTGGCGGTGCTGTTGCGCACGCGGCATCACAGCCTGCTCTACGATGCCGGGCCGGCGATGGGCACCAGTGACCTTGGGCAGAGCGTGGTGCTGCCGACCTTGCGCAGGCTGGGTGTCAACCAGCTCGATCTGATGCTGATCAGCCATGCACATGCCGACCACGCCGGCGGCGCTCTCGCCGTGCAGCGCGGCCTGCCGGTGGTGCGGGTGCTGGCTGGCGAAGCACGGGAGTTGCCCGCAGTCTTGGACGCGCAGGTGTGCAGCAGTGGTGAGCGCTGGGAGTGGGATGGCGTGATGTTCTCGCTGTGGCACTGGCCCAGTGGCAAGAACAGCAACGACCGCTCCTGTGTGCTGCTGGTCGAGGCCCAGGGTGAGCGCTTGCTGCTGGCTGGCGACATGGAGGCCGGTGCCGAGCGTGCCTGGCTGGAGTCCGCCGATGCGGCGCGTATCGACTGGCTGCAGTCCCCGCATCATGGTAGCCGTAGTTCCTCCACCGAGCCTTTCATCCGCGCCATCGCGCCGCGTGGCGTGATGATTTCCCGTGGGCGACACAATGGTTTCGGTCACCCGCACCCGCAGGTGATCGAGCGCTATCGGCGGCATGGGCTGGCAGTGCATGACACGGCACTGCAAGGGGCGCTGCGCCTGCGACTGGGCAGGCACGGAGAGGTCGAGGGATTGCGTGCGCAGCGGCGCTTCTGGCGTGAGCCGCCTTCCTAG
- a CDS encoding MotA/TolQ/ExbB proton channel family protein, with the protein MWELVKSGGWMMLPIILSSVAAMAIVVERLWTLRASRVTPPHLLGQVWMWIKDKQLTSDKLKALRADSPLGEILAAGLANSRHGREIMKECIEEAASRVIHELERYISTLGTIAAMAPLLGLLGTVLGMIDIFSAFMGSQMTANAAVLAGGISKALVTTAAGLMVGIPAVFFHRFLLRRIDELVVGMEQEAIKLVEVLQGDREVEVAGGKA; encoded by the coding sequence GTGTGGGAATTGGTCAAGTCCGGCGGCTGGATGATGCTGCCGATCATTCTGAGCTCCGTCGCAGCCATGGCAATTGTCGTCGAGCGCCTGTGGACCCTGCGTGCCAGTCGCGTCACCCCGCCGCACCTGCTGGGCCAGGTATGGATGTGGATCAAGGACAAGCAACTGACCAGTGACAAGCTCAAGGCTTTGCGCGCCGACTCCCCCTTGGGCGAGATTCTCGCCGCGGGCCTGGCAAACTCTCGCCATGGCCGCGAGATCATGAAGGAATGCATCGAGGAGGCCGCCTCCCGGGTCATCCACGAGCTCGAGCGCTACATCAGCACGCTGGGCACCATCGCTGCAATGGCGCCGTTGCTCGGTCTGCTTGGCACCGTACTTGGCATGATCGACATCTTCAGTGCGTTCATGGGCTCGCAGATGACTGCCAACGCCGCGGTGCTCGCCGGGGGTATTTCCAAGGCGCTGGTGACCACCGCAGCGGGCCTGATGGTTGGTATCCCCGCCGTATTCTTCCACCGTTTCCTGCTGCGCCGCATCGATGAGCTGGTGGTTGGCATGGAGCAGGAGGCGATCAAGCTGGTCGAGGTGCTGCAGGGCGATCGCGAGGTCGAGGTGGCCGGAGGCAAGGCGTGA
- a CDS encoding ExbD/TolR family protein encodes MKFRRNRQRENVDINLASLIDVVFVLLLFFVVTTTFTRETQLRVELPEAASGAPAAPQDGKLVEVTISADGVYSVNNHLLPKSDLATLTEALERESGGDNTLPLAISADGKTPHQAVITAMDAAGKLGFSHLRMTTVEAAPGTP; translated from the coding sequence GTGAAGTTCCGGCGCAATCGACAACGCGAGAACGTCGACATCAACCTTGCATCGCTGATCGATGTGGTGTTCGTGCTCTTGCTGTTCTTCGTGGTCACCACCACGTTCACCCGCGAGACCCAACTGCGTGTCGAGTTGCCCGAGGCCGCCAGCGGCGCACCGGCCGCGCCGCAGGATGGCAAGCTGGTGGAGGTGACGATCAGCGCCGATGGCGTGTATTCGGTGAACAACCACCTGCTGCCCAAGAGCGACCTGGCCACCCTGACCGAGGCCCTTGAGCGAGAGTCCGGGGGGGACAACACATTGCCTCTGGCGATCAGTGCCGATGGCAAGACCCCGCACCAGGCGGTGATCACGGCGATGGATGCTGCCGGCAAGCTCGGCTTCAGCCACCTGCGCATGACCACCGTCGAGGCGGCTCCGGGGACGCCCTGA
- the lpxK gene encoding tetraacyldisaccharide 4'-kinase, giving the protein MAFTDRLLAAWYQGHPALGLLRPLEALYRRVVTRKRARFLSGESASYRAPVPVIVVGNITVGGTGKTPMILWLIEHCRSLGLKVGVVSRGYGAKPPHFPWRVRASQSAAQAGDEPLLIVQRTDVPLMIDPDRSRAVRALLASEPLDLILCDDGMQHYRLARDLELVLIDAARGLGNGRCLPAGPLREPVERLDDVGAVLHNGATVDPPRGFAFGLRPSALVNLRTGERRPLEHFPAGQALHAVAGIGNPQRFFNTLQGLNWQPVPHPFADHAQFDAQSLAFEPPLPLVMTEKDAVKCRDFAGDDWWYLAVDAEPSPSFVAWFDAQLARLLP; this is encoded by the coding sequence ATGGCTTTCACCGATCGTCTGCTCGCGGCCTGGTACCAAGGCCATCCCGCTCTGGGACTGTTGCGCCCGCTCGAGGCCCTTTACCGGCGGGTGGTGACGCGCAAGCGTGCGCGTTTCCTGAGTGGCGAAAGCGCCAGCTATCGGGCTCCGGTGCCGGTCATCGTGGTGGGTAATATCACCGTCGGGGGGACCGGCAAGACGCCCATGATCCTCTGGCTGATCGAGCATTGCCGAAGCCTGGGGCTGAAGGTCGGCGTGGTCAGTCGTGGATATGGCGCCAAGCCGCCTCATTTCCCCTGGCGGGTCCGCGCCAGTCAGAGCGCTGCGCAGGCCGGAGACGAACCGTTGCTGATCGTGCAGCGTACCGACGTGCCGCTGATGATCGACCCTGACCGATCCCGTGCCGTGCGAGCGCTGTTGGCCAGCGAGCCCTTGGACCTGATTCTCTGTGATGACGGCATGCAGCATTACCGGCTGGCGCGCGACCTGGAGCTGGTGCTGATCGACGCGGCCCGTGGTCTCGGCAACGGCCGATGCCTGCCGGCCGGCCCGTTGCGTGAGCCGGTCGAGCGCCTGGATGACGTCGGTGCAGTGCTGCACAACGGTGCGACCGTCGATCCGCCGCGTGGATTCGCGTTCGGTCTGCGCCCGAGTGCATTGGTCAACCTACGGACCGGCGAGCGTCGTCCGCTCGAGCATTTTCCTGCCGGTCAGGCCCTGCATGCCGTGGCTGGCATTGGCAACCCACAACGTTTCTTCAACACCCTGCAAGGGCTAAACTGGCAGCCCGTGCCGCACCCTTTCGCCGACCATGCGCAGTTCGATGCCCAGAGCCTGGCATTCGAGCCACCGCTGCCATTGGTCATGACTGAAAAGGACGCGGTGAAATGCCGTGACTTTGCAGGTGACGACTGGTGGTACCTGGCCGTTGATGCCGAACCGTCTCCATCCTTCGTCGCCTGGTTCGATGCGCAGCTCGCTCGTCTGCTGCCTTGA
- a CDS encoding Trm112 family protein: MDTKLLDILACPITKSPLKLSADKTELISKGAGLAYPIRDGIPVMLESEARTLSDDERLDK; this comes from the coding sequence ATGGACACCAAACTGCTCGATATCCTGGCCTGCCCGATCACCAAAAGCCCACTCAAGCTCAGCGCCGACAAGACCGAGCTGATCAGCAAGGGCGCCGGCCTGGCCTATCCGATCCGCGACGGCATCCCGGTCATGCTGGAGAGCGAGGCGCGCACCCTGAGCGACGACGAGCGCCTGGACAAATGA
- the kdsB gene encoding 3-deoxy-manno-octulosonate cytidylyltransferase, translated as MSLNFTVVIPARLRSTRLPGKPLLPIAGKPMIQHVWEQALKSGAARVVIATDDASILEACQAFGAEVLMTRADHESGTDRLAEVVAHLGLPPDAIVVNVQGDEPLIPPVIIDQVAANLAAHPEAGIATLAEPIHEPQSVFNPNAVKVVSDKNGLALTFSRAPLPWARDAFAKGRDLLPEGVPYRRHIGMYAYRVGFLQDFVGWGPCWLEQTEALEQLRALWHGVRIHVEDAIEAPAVGVDTPEDLERVRRLLEA; from the coding sequence ATGAGCCTGAATTTCACTGTGGTGATTCCTGCCAGGCTGCGCTCCACGCGCCTGCCAGGCAAGCCGTTGCTACCGATCGCCGGCAAGCCAATGATCCAACATGTCTGGGAACAGGCCCTCAAGAGCGGTGCCGCACGTGTAGTCATTGCTACCGACGATGCCAGCATTCTCGAAGCATGCCAGGCCTTTGGCGCCGAAGTGCTGATGACGCGTGCCGACCATGAGTCGGGTACCGACCGTTTGGCCGAGGTGGTCGCGCATCTGGGTCTGCCGCCAGACGCCATCGTAGTCAACGTGCAGGGCGACGAGCCGTTGATTCCGCCGGTGATCATCGACCAAGTGGCCGCCAATCTGGCGGCTCACCCCGAGGCGGGTATCGCAACCCTGGCCGAACCGATCCACGAGCCGCAAAGCGTGTTCAACCCCAACGCGGTCAAGGTGGTCAGCGACAAGAATGGCCTTGCCCTGACCTTCAGTCGTGCGCCGCTGCCATGGGCGCGCGATGCCTTCGCCAAAGGCCGCGACCTGTTGCCGGAAGGGGTGCCGTATCGTCGTCATATCGGCATGTATGCCTACCGTGTCGGCTTCCTGCAGGATTTCGTCGGTTGGGGCCCGTGCTGGCTCGAGCAGACCGAGGCGCTGGAGCAGTTGCGGGCGCTTTGGCATGGGGTGCGTATCCATGTCGAGGATGCCATCGAAGCGCCGGCAGTGGGTGTCGATACCCCTGAAGACCTGGAGCGCGTACGGCGCTTGCTGGAGGCCTGA